One window of the Candidatus Binatia bacterium genome contains the following:
- the queF gene encoding preQ(1) synthase produces MPTKPSKELETFPNPRPGRDYEISMECPEFTCVCPRTGQPDFATIRIKFVPDQLCIELKSLKLYLWSFRDEGAFHEDVINRILDDLVRACRPKSMTVIGDFNVRGGIHTVITANYPSK; encoded by the coding sequence GCCGAGCAAAGAGTTGGAGACTTTTCCGAACCCCAGACCGGGACGGGATTATGAGATCAGCATGGAGTGCCCGGAGTTCACCTGCGTTTGCCCGCGCACCGGACAGCCGGATTTCGCGACCATTCGAATCAAATTTGTGCCGGACCAACTCTGCATCGAGCTAAAGTCACTGAAGCTCTATCTCTGGTCGTTCCGCGACGAAGGCGCCTTTCACGAAGACGTGATCAACCGGATACTCGACGATCTGGTGCGCGCGTGCCGGCCGAAGTCGATGACCGTCATCGGCGACTTCAACGTGCGCGGCGGGATTCATACCGTTATCACTGCTAATTATCCGTCCAAGTAG
- a CDS encoding cation:proton antiporter, with product MPELGFLRELLIVLAVTITIVFLFQRFGIPSIVGFLLAGVVIGPYGLRLVSDIATVDIIANIGVIILLFTIGLDMSLAEIASVRGYAIWAGLLQILLTIAIVAALGAAFDLPAGVAIFYGFLVANSSTAVVLKIYSDRGETDSLHGRIATGMLVIQDLSLVPMMLLIPVLGSTGSIAYPALLWALLQALVAVCVIVVAARYALPRLLHHVALLKSREIFTLFILFVSMGTAWLSAEFGISLALGAFIAGLLISESEYSHQMASDLLPLRDCFSGIFFMSVGMLLDLSLASARPATYLAALAAMVVIKAGVIVAIFWLLYRSLRLGLIIGLSFAHMGEFSFVLAQAGREPGLLTDNGSQIFLTVSILSLMAAPFLIQWSHRLGFGLDRAVGGPSAGDDSATASESAEAGHVIVVGYGLNGQNLTRVLKEVGIRYQILEMDPSVVRAVRAAGEPIVFGDGTRPEILHRVGIERARVLVIAVSDPVATARIVSQARRLRSDLSIIVRTRYVAEIDRLYRLGATQVIPEEFETSVEIFARVLQEYHMPRNLISLQVDLIRKEHYGALRGLRLQGRQLDELSQYLAGTTTDTVLILESSPAAGKSLEESGLRAHTGVTVIAVVRDGKSTHNPVPEFCLAAGDVLVLLGSHKELDEAIQILSPPPGD from the coding sequence ATGCCCGAACTCGGTTTTCTGAGAGAACTCCTGATCGTCCTTGCGGTTACAATTACGATCGTCTTCCTGTTTCAACGCTTCGGCATTCCCTCCATCGTCGGTTTTTTGCTCGCCGGGGTCGTCATCGGCCCTTACGGGCTCAGGCTCGTCAGCGACATTGCGACCGTCGATATTATTGCGAATATCGGCGTGATCATTTTGCTATTCACGATCGGGCTCGACATGTCGTTGGCGGAGATCGCTTCGGTTCGCGGCTACGCGATTTGGGCGGGCCTGCTGCAAATACTTTTGACGATCGCGATCGTAGCGGCGCTGGGCGCTGCGTTCGACCTGCCAGCGGGAGTCGCTATTTTCTACGGCTTCTTAGTCGCCAACAGCAGCACCGCCGTCGTCCTTAAAATCTACAGCGACAGGGGAGAGACCGATTCTCTTCATGGCCGGATCGCGACGGGGATGCTGGTGATTCAGGACCTCTCTCTGGTCCCGATGATGCTCCTCATCCCGGTGCTGGGTTCCACCGGATCGATCGCGTATCCGGCCTTGCTCTGGGCGCTGCTCCAGGCGCTCGTTGCCGTCTGTGTGATCGTCGTAGCAGCGCGGTACGCGCTGCCGCGGCTGCTGCACCACGTGGCGCTGCTCAAGAGCCGGGAAATTTTCACCCTGTTTATTCTGTTCGTCTCGATGGGAACCGCGTGGCTCTCTGCGGAGTTCGGCATATCGCTGGCGCTGGGAGCGTTCATCGCGGGACTCCTCATTTCGGAGTCGGAGTATAGCCATCAGATGGCGTCGGATCTGCTGCCGTTGAGAGATTGCTTCAGCGGAATATTCTTCATGTCGGTCGGAATGCTGCTCGACCTGAGCTTGGCTTCGGCGCGTCCCGCGACTTATCTGGCCGCGCTCGCCGCCATGGTCGTCATCAAGGCCGGAGTGATCGTCGCGATCTTTTGGCTTCTCTATCGCTCGCTCAGGCTCGGGCTCATCATCGGCTTGAGCTTCGCGCATATGGGGGAGTTTTCGTTCGTGCTGGCTCAAGCCGGCCGAGAGCCGGGGCTGTTGACCGATAACGGCAGTCAGATATTCCTAACGGTCTCGATCCTGAGCCTGATGGCCGCCCCGTTCTTAATTCAGTGGAGCCACCGGTTGGGTTTCGGTTTGGACCGCGCCGTGGGCGGGCCATCGGCCGGCGATGATTCGGCGACGGCAAGCGAGAGCGCCGAGGCGGGCCACGTTATCGTGGTCGGCTACGGCTTGAACGGACAGAACCTTACACGGGTGCTCAAAGAGGTCGGCATACGCTATCAAATCCTGGAAATGGATCCGTCCGTAGTCCGCGCGGTGCGCGCCGCGGGCGAGCCGATCGTGTTCGGCGATGGAACGCGCCCGGAGATTCTCCACCGCGTCGGCATCGAGCGCGCGCGGGTTCTCGTCATCGCCGTCTCCGATCCGGTGGCCACCGCGCGCATCGTCTCGCAGGCGCGTCGTCTCCGGTCCGACCTCTCGATCATCGTGCGCACGCGCTACGTCGCGGAAATCGACCGGCTCTACCGCCTGGGAGCGACACAAGTCATTCCCGAGGAGTTCGAAACCTCCGTCGAGATCTTCGCCCGGGTGCTGCAGGAATATCACATGCCGCGCAATCTGATTTCGCTCCAGGTCGATCTTATCCGCAAGGAGCACTATGGCGCGCTACGTGGGCTGCGCCTGCAAGGACGGCAATTGGACGAGCTCAGCCAGTATCTTGCCGGAACCACGACGGACACAGTTTTAATCCTGGAGTCATCGCCGGCCGCGGGCAAAAGCTTGGAAGAGAGCGGGCTGCGCGCGCACACCGGCGTCACGGTGATCG